The Ornithinimicrobium faecis genome includes a window with the following:
- the sufC gene encoding Fe-S cluster assembly ATPase SufC — MTTLEIRDLKVSVDTDTGEKEILRGVDLTINSGETHAIMGPNGSGKSTLAYAIAGHPKYTITGGTITLDGEDVLAMGVDERAKAGLFLAMQYPVEVPGVTVSNFLRTAKTSIDGEAPKLRTWVKDMKGAMELLRMDSSFAERNVNEGFSGGEKKRHEILQMELLQPQIAVLDETDSGLDVDALKIVAEGVNRVKDATGLGVMLITHYTRILRYIKPDHVHVFVAGKVAESGGPELADRLENEGYDRYVQAAAV, encoded by the coding sequence ATGACCACACTTGAGATCCGCGACCTGAAGGTCAGCGTTGACACCGACACCGGTGAGAAGGAGATCCTGCGCGGGGTCGACCTGACCATCAACTCCGGTGAGACCCACGCCATCATGGGCCCGAACGGCTCCGGCAAGTCGACCCTGGCCTATGCCATCGCCGGCCACCCGAAGTACACCATCACGGGCGGCACCATCACCCTCGACGGTGAGGACGTGCTGGCGATGGGCGTCGACGAGCGCGCCAAGGCCGGCCTGTTCCTGGCCATGCAGTATCCCGTCGAGGTCCCGGGCGTCACCGTGTCCAACTTCCTGCGCACCGCCAAGACATCCATCGACGGCGAGGCTCCCAAGCTGCGCACCTGGGTCAAGGACATGAAGGGCGCCATGGAGCTGCTGCGCATGGACAGCTCGTTCGCCGAGCGCAATGTCAACGAGGGCTTCTCCGGTGGTGAGAAGAAGCGCCACGAGATCCTGCAGATGGAGTTGCTCCAGCCGCAGATCGCCGTGCTGGACGAGACCGACTCCGGCCTGGACGTCGACGCGCTCAAGATCGTCGCCGAGGGCGTCAACCGGGTCAAGGACGCGACCGGCCTGGGCGTCATGCTGATCACGCACTACACGCGGATCCTGCGCTACATCAAGCCCGACCACGTGCACGTGTTCGTCGCGGGCAAGGTCGCCGAGTCCGGTGGCCCGGAGCTGGCCGACCGCCTCGAGAACGAGGGCTACGACCGTTACGTGCAGGCTGCCGCAGTCTGA
- a CDS encoding non-heme iron oxygenase ferredoxin subunit, translating into MTEPVQTDDTGQLSFVKVCTLADLPEVGAVQASFDGRLVAIARDSSGEVHAFDDTCTHANVSLSEGDLDGGTIECWLHGSRFDMTSGEPTGLPATQPIAIHTVKIEGEDVHVALQS; encoded by the coding sequence ATGACCGAGCCCGTCCAGACCGATGACACGGGACAGTTGTCCTTTGTCAAGGTCTGCACCCTGGCCGACCTGCCCGAGGTGGGTGCGGTCCAGGCCAGCTTTGACGGACGCCTGGTCGCGATCGCCCGTGACTCCAGTGGCGAGGTGCATGCGTTCGACGACACGTGCACCCACGCCAACGTCTCCCTCTCAGAGGGGGACCTGGACGGCGGCACCATCGAGTGCTGGCTGCACGGCTCGCGCTTCGACATGACCAGCGGGGAGCCCACTGGCCTGCCCGCAACCCAGCCCATCGCCATACACACCGTGAAGATCGAGGGCGAGGACGTTCACGTCGCCCTCCAATCCTGA
- the sufD gene encoding Fe-S cluster assembly protein SufD has translation MTLLTDKPTDHVDPQSTVGAAPEESRAARLTSFEVSDFPVPNGREEEWRFTPVDRLGGVFADEADDVRGEDHPADYDVSGVLDMVSTLAQGQAPRGTVLVPGDRGAVVASANTDEALHLKIEAEKEYAEPLRINVHGNGAGRLSSAHYVIEAGHHSKALLILDHTGSADHRGNLEVIVGDGADLTVVTLQRWEDDAIHLGQHDASVGRDGKYKHIAVSLGGSIVRVNSNVRYDGPGGEATLLGVYFADAGQHLEHRSFVDHNAPHTNSLVTYKGALQGDGAHTVWVGDVLIRKEAEGIDTYELNRNLVLTDGARADSVPNLEIETGEIAGAGHASSTGRFDDEQLFYLMSRGIDETNARRLVVRGFFADIIAKIGVPEVVDTLMAAIEEELAADMGATA, from the coding sequence ATGACCCTGCTCACCGACAAGCCCACCGATCACGTTGACCCGCAGAGCACCGTCGGGGCGGCCCCGGAGGAGTCCCGGGCCGCGCGCCTGACCTCCTTCGAGGTCAGCGACTTCCCGGTGCCCAACGGGCGCGAGGAGGAGTGGCGCTTCACCCCCGTGGACCGCCTGGGCGGCGTCTTCGCCGACGAGGCCGACGACGTCCGCGGCGAGGACCACCCGGCCGACTACGACGTGTCCGGTGTCCTGGACATGGTCAGCACGCTGGCGCAGGGTCAGGCGCCGCGTGGCACCGTCCTGGTGCCCGGCGACCGCGGTGCGGTCGTCGCCTCGGCCAACACCGACGAGGCGCTGCACCTGAAGATCGAGGCCGAGAAGGAGTATGCCGAGCCGCTGCGGATCAACGTCCACGGCAACGGCGCGGGGCGCCTGTCCAGTGCGCACTACGTGATCGAGGCCGGTCACCACAGCAAGGCCCTGCTCATCCTGGACCACACCGGATCCGCGGACCACCGGGGCAACCTGGAGGTCATCGTCGGGGACGGTGCCGACCTGACGGTCGTTACGCTGCAGCGCTGGGAGGACGACGCGATCCACCTGGGCCAGCACGATGCCTCGGTCGGTCGCGACGGCAAGTACAAGCACATCGCGGTCAGCCTCGGCGGCTCGATCGTGCGGGTCAACTCCAACGTGCGCTACGACGGCCCGGGCGGAGAGGCCACCCTGCTGGGTGTCTACTTCGCCGACGCCGGCCAGCACCTCGAGCACCGTTCGTTCGTGGACCACAACGCCCCGCACACCAACTCCCTGGTCACCTACAAGGGTGCGCTGCAGGGCGACGGTGCGCACACGGTCTGGGTCGGCGACGTGCTGATCCGCAAGGAGGCCGAGGGCATTGACACCTACGAGTTGAACCGCAACCTGGTGCTGACCGACGGTGCCCGCGCCGACTCGGTGCCCAACCTCGAGATCGAGACCGGTGAGATCGCCGGAGCCGGCCACGCCAGCTCCACCGGCCGGTTCGACGACGAGCAGCTCTTCTATCTGATGTCCCGCGGCATCGACGAAACGAACGCCCGCCGGCTGGTGGTGCGCGGCTTCTTCGCCGACATCATCGCCAAGATCGGCGTGCCCGAGGTCGTGGACACCCTGATGGCGGCCATCGAGGAGGAGCTCGCGGCCGACATGGGGGCGACTGCATGA
- the sufB gene encoding Fe-S cluster assembly protein SufB, translating into MSTNIEELNPGLKDLGTYEYGWSDSDAAGSVAKRGLDEGVVRGISELKNEPAWMLEQRVKALKLFDKKPMPTWGSDLSGIDFQNIKYFVRSTEKQATSWEDLPEDIKNTYDRLGIPEAEKQRLVAGVAAQYESEVVYHQIREDLEEQGVLFLDTDTALREHEDLFREYFGSVIPSGDNKFSALNTSVWSGGSFVYVPPGVHVEIPLQAYFRINTENMGQFERTLIIADEGSSVHYVEGCTAPIYQSDSLHSAVVEIIVKKNASVRYTTIQNWSNNVYNLVTKRATCAEGATMEWVDGNIGSKVTMKYPAVFLLGEHSKGETLSVAFAGEGQHQDAGSKMVHAAPNTSSTIVSKSVARGGGRTSYRGLVQVLEGAKNSRSSVVCDALLVDQISRSDTYPYNDIREDDVQMAHEATVSKVSENQLFYLMSRGMSETEAMAMIVRGFVEPIARELPMEYALELNRLIELQMEGAVG; encoded by the coding sequence ATGAGCACAAACATCGAAGAGCTCAACCCGGGTCTGAAAGACCTAGGCACCTACGAATACGGCTGGTCGGACAGTGACGCTGCCGGCTCCGTGGCCAAGCGTGGACTGGACGAGGGCGTCGTGCGCGGCATCTCCGAGCTCAAGAACGAGCCGGCCTGGATGCTCGAGCAGCGCGTCAAGGCCCTGAAGTTGTTCGACAAGAAGCCCATGCCGACCTGGGGCAGTGACCTGTCCGGCATCGACTTCCAGAACATCAAGTACTTCGTGCGCTCCACGGAGAAGCAGGCCACCAGCTGGGAGGACCTGCCCGAGGACATCAAGAACACCTACGACCGCCTGGGCATCCCGGAGGCCGAGAAGCAGCGCCTGGTCGCTGGCGTCGCCGCACAGTACGAGTCCGAGGTCGTCTACCACCAGATCCGCGAGGACCTGGAGGAGCAGGGCGTCCTGTTCCTGGACACCGACACCGCGCTGCGTGAGCACGAGGACCTGTTCCGCGAGTACTTCGGCTCGGTGATCCCCTCCGGCGACAACAAGTTCTCCGCCCTCAACACCTCCGTCTGGTCCGGTGGCTCCTTCGTCTACGTCCCCCCGGGCGTGCACGTCGAGATCCCGCTGCAGGCCTACTTCCGGATCAACACCGAGAACATGGGTCAGTTCGAGCGGACCCTGATCATCGCCGACGAGGGCTCCTCGGTGCACTACGTCGAGGGTTGCACCGCCCCGATCTACCAGTCCGACAGCCTGCACAGCGCGGTCGTGGAGATCATCGTGAAGAAGAACGCCAGCGTGCGTTACACGACGATCCAGAACTGGTCCAACAACGTCTACAACCTGGTCACCAAGCGCGCGACCTGCGCCGAGGGCGCCACCATGGAGTGGGTCGACGGCAACATCGGCTCCAAGGTCACCATGAAGTACCCCGCCGTCTTCCTGCTCGGCGAGCACTCCAAGGGTGAGACCCTGTCCGTCGCCTTCGCCGGTGAGGGACAGCACCAGGACGCCGGCTCCAAGATGGTGCACGCCGCCCCCAACACCTCCTCGACCATCGTCTCCAAGTCGGTGGCCCGCGGTGGTGGCCGCACGTCATACCGTGGCCTGGTCCAGGTGCTCGAGGGTGCGAAGAACAGCCGCTCCAGCGTCGTCTGCGACGCCCTGCTGGTCGACCAGATCTCCCGCTCGGACACCTACCCCTACAACGACATCCGCGAGGACGACGTGCAGATGGCCCACGAGGCCACCGTGTCGAAGGTCTCCGAGAACCAGCTGTTCTACCTGATGTCCCGTGGCATGAGCGAGACCGAGGCGATGGCGATGATCGTCCGTGGCTTCGTCGAGCCGATCGCCCGAGAGCTGCCGATGGAGTATGCCCTCGAACTCAACCGTCTCATCGAGCTTCAGATGGAAGGAGCCGTCGGCTGA